A region of Coleofasciculaceae cyanobacterium DNA encodes the following proteins:
- a CDS encoding DNA/RNA non-specific endonuclease — protein MNHQTAVKLKSIINNLFSFTAIILIFVLTGCATTATQNIHLRYGNPSQANGNQNNYLIEQAEYALSYNCNAGIANWVSWQLDRSWIGTTERVDDFRPNIDLPTNCYAVRPNDYRGSGYDRGHLVPSGDRTSSRSDNSSTFIMTNIIPQSPSNNREVWRELEEYSRNLVFQGKQLYIVAGGNSIAQKIAQSKVVVPEFTWKVILILDRADAEITKQNVATLAVWIPNSEQVRNTYWQDYIVSVDEVEKKTGYNFFSKIPQGIQQKIEQTYYQ, from the coding sequence ATGAATCATCAAACGGCTGTGAAATTAAAATCGATTATTAACAATTTATTTTCTTTCACAGCCATAATTCTAATTTTTGTTTTAACTGGTTGTGCTACCACGGCTACACAAAATATACATCTTCGCTACGGCAACCCCAGCCAGGCAAACGGCAACCAGAACAACTATCTAATTGAACAAGCTGAATATGCCTTGTCTTATAACTGCAATGCAGGAATAGCTAACTGGGTTAGTTGGCAGCTCGATCGCAGTTGGATCGGCACAACAGAACGTGTCGATGATTTTCGTCCCAACATCGACCTACCAACTAATTGCTATGCCGTCAGACCAAATGACTATCGAGGCAGTGGTTACGATCGCGGACATCTAGTTCCCAGTGGCGATCGCACTAGCAGTAGATCCGATAATAGCAGTACTTTCATCATGACCAATATTATCCCTCAGTCTCCTAGTAACAATCGCGAAGTCTGGCGGGAATTAGAAGAATATAGCCGAAATTTAGTTTTCCAAGGCAAGCAACTCTATATTGTGGCAGGGGGGAACAGCATTGCCCAAAAAATTGCCCAAAGTAAAGTGGTTGTTCCCGAATTTACCTGGAAAGTTATCTTAATTTTAGATCGAGCAGATGCCGAGATAACTAAACAGAATGTTGCTACCCTTGCTGTCTGGATACCCAATTCTGAGCAGGTGCGCAACACATATTGGCAAGACTACATCGTATCTGTAGATGAGGTAGAAAAGAAAACGGGATATAACTTTTTTAGCAAAATCCCCCAAGGTATACAGCAAAAAATTGAACAGACTTACTATCAATGA
- the msrB gene encoding peptide-methionine (R)-S-oxide reductase MsrB, with translation MATSENQYEIQKSEQEWKQSLTPEQFKVLRKHGTERAGTSSLDKVYDDGTYLCAGCGQPVFTSETKFNSGTGWPSFYKPLTEAIDTTTDRSLFMTRTEVHCSRCGGHLGHVFNDGPQPTGERYCMNGVSLKFVPEK, from the coding sequence ATGGCAACTTCGGAAAATCAATACGAAATTCAAAAATCCGAGCAGGAATGGAAACAATCTTTAACTCCCGAACAGTTCAAAGTGTTACGTAAACATGGAACAGAAAGAGCAGGGACAAGTTCTTTGGACAAAGTTTATGACGATGGTACATATCTCTGTGCTGGCTGCGGTCAACCTGTGTTTACTTCTGAAACCAAATTTAATAGCGGTACAGGATGGCCTAGTTTTTACAAACCTTTAACAGAGGCGATCGATACTACTACAGATCGCTCCTTGTTTATGACTAGAACAGAAGTACACTGTAGTCGCTGTGGCGGTCATTTGGGTCATGTATTTAATGATGGTCCTCAACCCACTGGAGAACGCTACTGTATGAACGGTGTATCTTTAAAGTTTGTTCCAGAAAAGTAA
- a CDS encoding HAMP domain-containing sensor histidine kinase, which produces MPKLSLGARLFISHLLVMMVGLGSFVIIAKVSSPRMFVLRLEQLEKRGIFTVRSARTYLVEGFQNAWNRSAILSVIVGASAAGGVSYISSKRITQPVKQMKRITQNFAAGDLAERVPESDIPELNQLSVSFNSMASSIRDVEQRRRELISDLTHELRTPLTVVRGYLEELADDRIDGTPELYLRLIKETRRLERLIHDLQELSKAEAGYLSINLRKINLRPLLVSLVERFADQLLEEGPELKLNCPQDIPPVLADRDRTEQILVNLLGNAIRYTETGSIVVEAIKINRQVWISVTDTGVGIAEKDLSYVFERFWRADPSRASHSGGTGIGLAIARRLVELQGGRIEVKSELGKGSVFRFCLPIA; this is translated from the coding sequence ATGCCAAAACTAAGTTTAGGAGCGAGGTTATTTATTTCACATTTATTGGTAATGATGGTGGGATTAGGCAGCTTTGTCATTATTGCTAAAGTTTCTTCTCCCAGAATGTTTGTCTTGCGTCTAGAACAATTAGAAAAAAGAGGTATTTTTACCGTTCGTTCAGCTCGTACTTACTTAGTAGAAGGATTTCAAAACGCTTGGAATCGCAGCGCAATTCTATCAGTTATAGTCGGAGCAAGTGCCGCAGGAGGTGTAAGCTATATTTCTTCCAAGCGGATTACTCAACCTGTTAAGCAGATGAAGCGAATCACTCAAAATTTTGCAGCAGGAGATTTAGCCGAAAGAGTTCCTGAAAGCGACATTCCTGAATTAAATCAGTTGAGCGTCAGCTTCAACTCGATGGCAAGCAGTATTAGAGATGTGGAACAAAGACGAAGAGAATTAATTAGCGATTTAACTCACGAACTACGTACACCTTTAACCGTAGTGCGAGGTTATTTGGAAGAACTGGCTGATGACAGAATTGATGGTACTCCTGAACTTTATTTACGTTTAATTAAAGAAACAAGACGTTTAGAACGATTAATTCACGATTTACAGGAACTTTCTAAGGCAGAAGCTGGTTATTTATCAATCAACTTACGCAAGATTAATTTGCGTCCTTTACTTGTTTCTCTAGTGGAACGTTTTGCCGATCAATTGTTAGAAGAAGGTCCAGAGTTGAAATTAAACTGTCCTCAAGATATTCCTCCTGTGTTAGCCGATCGCGATCGCACTGAACAAATTTTAGTCAACTTATTAGGTAACGCGATTCGCTACACTGAAACTGGCTCGATCGTCGTAGAAGCAATCAAAATTAATCGCCAGGTGTGGATCTCTGTAACCGATACGGGAGTGGGAATTGCCGAGAAAGACCTATCCTATGTATTTGAACGTTTTTGGCGTGCCGATCCCTCCCGCGCCAGTCATTCAGGGGGAACGGGTATTGGACTGGCGATCGCTCGTCGTCTGGTAGAATTGCAGGGTGGTCGCATTGAAGTGAAAAGCGAACTAGGCAAAGGGAGCGTCTTTCGTTTTTGTCTTCCCATAGCTTAA